One Watersipora subatra chromosome 4, tzWatSuba1.1, whole genome shotgun sequence genomic window carries:
- the LOC137394152 gene encoding polycystin-1-like protein 3 — MAIHGCIQQLREYYGSQIVKRTVGRTYREQHAPSFLFYTYPAARSAAVQLRDSPATCGATVQLRDSPATSGATVQLRDSPATCGATVQLRDSPATSGATVQLRDSPATSGATVQLRDSPATCGATVQLRDSPATSGATVQLRDSPAASGATVQLRDSPAASGATIQLRDSSSSKELY; from the exons ATGGCTATTCACGGCTGTATTCAGCAGCTGAGG GAATATTATGGCAGTCAAATTGTTAAAAGAACTGTTGGACGAACTTACAGAGAGCAGCATGCGCCATCTTTCTTATTTTACACTTACCCAGCTGCTCGTAGTGCAGCTGTTCAGCTGAGAGACTCACCAGCCACTTGTGGTGCAACTGTTCAGCTGAGAGACTCACCAGCCACTAGTGGTGCAACAGTTCAGCTGAGGGACTCACCAGCTACTTGTGGTGCAACTGTTCAGCTGAGAGACTCACCAGCCACTAGTGGTGCAACAGTTCAGCTGAGGGACTCACCAGCCACTAGTGGTGCGACTGTTCAGCTGAGAGACTCACCAGCTACTTGTGGTGCAACTGTTCAGCTGAGAGACTCACCAGCCACTAGTGGTGCAACAGTTCAGCTGAGGGACTCACCAGCCGCTAGTGGTGCAACAGTTCAGCTGAGAGACTCACCAGCCGCTAGTGGTGCAACAATTCAGCTGAGAGACAGCAGCTCATCCAAGGagctatattaa